From the Alkalibacter rhizosphaerae genome, one window contains:
- a CDS encoding pyruvate, water dikinase regulatory protein: protein MEAKKRGIIYVISDSLGETGELVAKAGKIQFNNSISEIKRFPFVLETEQIDEILYEAKDENSVVIFTLVIPAMKKYIMDKCKEYNIPAVDVLGPVIEALSNLTHREPLFEAGLNRRLDADYFKKVEAIEFAVKYDDGKDSRGIRKADVVLLGISRTSKTPLSMYLAHKNIKVANIPLVPEVDPPKELFEGIKGTIIGLTNDPDKLNSIRQERLKALGLDYTATYANMERILNELDYAEKLFHKLRCPVINVSTKAIEETASIILSIIREEESN, encoded by the coding sequence ATGGAAGCGAAAAAGAGAGGCATCATATACGTGATATCGGATTCCCTGGGGGAAACCGGTGAGCTGGTGGCCAAAGCGGGAAAGATCCAATTCAACAACAGCATCAGTGAGATAAAGCGCTTTCCTTTTGTTTTGGAGACAGAACAGATCGATGAGATCCTATATGAAGCGAAAGACGAGAATTCCGTTGTGATTTTCACCTTGGTAATACCGGCGATGAAAAAGTACATCATGGATAAGTGCAAAGAATACAATATACCTGCTGTCGACGTGTTGGGACCCGTTATCGAGGCATTATCAAATTTGACCCATCGGGAACCTTTATTTGAAGCCGGACTCAATCGTCGGTTGGATGCAGATTATTTCAAAAAAGTGGAAGCCATCGAGTTTGCCGTCAAGTACGACGACGGCAAGGATTCCAGGGGGATCCGCAAAGCCGATGTGGTGTTGTTGGGTATTTCCAGAACATCAAAAACCCCTTTGAGCATGTACTTGGCGCATAAAAACATCAAAGTAGCCAACATTCCCCTTGTGCCGGAAGTGGATCCGCCAAAAGAGCTGTTTGAAGGGATCAAGGGCACCATCATTGGATTGACCAATGACCCTGACAAACTAAACAGCATTAGACAAGAAAGGCTCAAAGCCTTGGGATTGGATTACACGGCGACCTACGCCAATATGGAACGTATTTTGAATGAGCTGGATTATGCGGAGAAACTGTTTCACAAGCTTCGCTGTCCTGTCATAAATGTTTCCACCAAAGCAATTGAGGAAACAGCCAGTATCATACTATCAATCATACGTGAGGAGGAATCGAATTGA
- a CDS encoding helix-turn-helix transcriptional regulator — MSIIQLSKRQMEILDIVKRNQPITSEHIADKVNLTRATLRPDLTILTMLGILEARPKVGYYYSGKSLISIMGSFIKNINIMDVKSVPVVVSEDTTIYDAIVTMFLEDTGNIYVQSKGFLSGIISRKDFIKITLGNQDIKSMPVAMIMTRMPNIIYCEADESIYDAAVKIIEHQVDSLPIVEKTQDEKGMERLKILGKISKTTITSAMVNIGNE; from the coding sequence GTGTCAATCATACAATTATCAAAGCGACAGATGGAAATACTTGACATAGTCAAGCGGAATCAACCAATCACCAGTGAACATATCGCAGACAAAGTCAATCTCACGCGAGCTACTTTGCGACCGGATTTGACCATCTTGACCATGCTGGGGATTTTGGAAGCAAGACCAAAGGTAGGATACTATTACTCCGGGAAATCGTTGATAAGCATTATGGGCAGCTTTATCAAAAACATCAACATCATGGATGTAAAGAGTGTGCCGGTAGTGGTAAGCGAAGATACGACGATCTATGATGCCATCGTCACCATGTTTTTAGAAGATACAGGTAATATTTATGTCCAAAGCAAGGGTTTTCTTTCCGGGATCATTTCCCGGAAAGACTTTATTAAAATAACCCTGGGAAATCAAGACATCAAGTCCATGCCGGTGGCCATGATCATGACTCGAATGCCGAACATCATTTACTGCGAAGCCGATGAATCCATCTATGATGCAGCTGTCAAAATCATTGAACATCAAGTGGATTCCCTACCCATCGTGGAAAAGACCCAGGATGAGAAGGGAATGGAGCGATTAAAAATTCTTGGCAAGATTTCAAAGACCACCATCACCAGTGCGATGGTGAATATCGGAAACGAATAG